In Syngnathus scovelli strain Florida unplaced genomic scaffold, RoL_Ssco_1.2 HiC_scaffold_43, whole genome shotgun sequence, the genomic stretch atgtactcaccggtgactccaatttttttctcccctgaagaaatggatggacgggtggccccggctggccggtgggactcttgttattctgaccctttttagtgcgcgtttggggcaacaaccgttttttgtggcgctctcttctggttcaagagtgccctgcatgtgaatttgcctttcctgccttctgattggatgagcgccggtgtgacgcggtgcctctgtcactgtggcggggggtatacgtcggcatcggagcgtctgccaacgtctgagaccggctggcggtgtatcggaagtgtcgagtgcggtgccgctggagctcactcaccagctggtgttagggccacagaatgaaggccaaggagaagaatagaaagagaaacagaaacttctcctccaattgtttgatttgtctcttctgagctgatgaattctttcagctctttgttcctctaggacggagaaatggaaagcggccttcaaaagccagtaagcgtgcaagtaagtgccgggctggctttgggcccttacctgttgcgcgctgtgcagcagatccattctctcttggaggatgcaagcgtcgcgctccctcaactcgcacatcagggctcgcttccattggtccacggcgctcctaagctcttctctctgatccgccgtcagcacgtcattcacgccagcgtggctggctttttcgccgtccgtggcgggccagtcccgctgcggtagcgcctcgtacaatatggcctctagctccaggatcctctgggccgcaatcctcgtccatcagtggtccagcgggagatttgagggcggcttaccttatgagcctggtccatggaacgcttcctgaagtccaactcttcatccaggtagcccttctgcttacagaacatatcctagcacagctcaaggtcagaattgttggggcacattgccggagttccccttggctgatgtcgcgtgtctgtctaccttctcactttcaatgtccaacatctactgttgaagtgctgacttggtcactttgatgtattctaaccactgaggaaaggctgctgtcacataagcagaatgcgagagcgtgcgtggacgtgcccgttaccttctcggctagggtgagaagggtcctggcgtgaatcacgaccacctgctcctcgttggtgagattctgcaagagcccaaaggcacagcgtcaacaagcttctttcatcgcaaagccttccaaaagtcacatttgagccgccgagtctcgtggagtgcgaacataaggagttcgacatacacttacggcgttatcgcccaggatgtccagcttcttcatcagatcactgatgacgatgtccggggtaaaggcgcaaggagcaatgtaaggtgttctgggacctcgggttaaggttagggttgcgagggatgccttacgtacgctcacgccctcggcctcgcagtagatctgcaaagggctgaggctgtctgggaaacggacttgcagaaacttcaagacgggggagcgccattccctctcctgaaaggcagaggcatgcatccgtccgtccgtccgtctgtcacatctctggcctcaacacgcttgtgcgagtcttcccacctccagctccaggatgcggaactcaagcagttcgttttggtctcggatatcctggatgtgctctttcagacgcgcttcttccgcctccatccgcctgacctgaaaagacagtcagacctcatctgcggggcttcccgacgggtgtgacgccaagcgactccgcccagcgcctttctttccgtcaccttttcggccaactgctgattgctctgacgcagcagctgcttctcctccacccacttgacattctagaagagacaaacgcgtggacagctttggaatgttgtgtcattttcatccacaaattctttggttgactggaaaatgacatttgcttttctccgcattttcccagccacgttcgggggggggggggggggggggttggtccagtaatgccagacgaatgagtgactgaagaatgtagctattttgtctgagaaaaaggtgtgctcattgatgagcttacctgtccttgttgcgtcagcgctgactccagatctgctactctgctttgatagtgacccatttctaccatcagcttttctctggtctgaaaggaggaggagggaggctcctcctcctcctttcagaccagagaacacccgaggctgggtgagaacggggaggctgcgacccggccgggggttgcgggaaggggcgccaccttgatttccttctcggcgtcgtagtcccctccgctggtctgggcgagaagcgcgtaggctcgttgcagcgcttgatattcttgcgtcagctggcggtagcgaagctccgcctcctcatgcacacaccaatgcaacacagcactagtgttagggttttccaggttat encodes the following:
- the LOC137840029 gene encoding janus kinase and microtubule-interacting protein 3-like; the protein is MVEMGHYQSRVADLESALTQQGQNVKWVEEKQLLRQSNQQLAEKVRRMEAEEARLKEHIQDIRDQNELLEFRILELEVGRLAQVD